One genomic segment of Styela clava chromosome 3, kaStyClav1.hap1.2, whole genome shotgun sequence includes these proteins:
- the LOC144420856 gene encoding uncharacterized protein LOC144420856 translates to MKKLPVSFDFQSSHSPVTGKRGGWSGNAVKIPSFAYVFFKYSPIFDHFVIDIFITERSGITSISTTYAGEGSGARDKGLRGRDSDGILQVNTDVRRSKYQAKVTFKPTPTEMRRLITLPEDEQKFTVNYDVTREDLGGEIQTRNGYFFFFFRQKIFQFYPRKTDINSALIAASELLSGVTIDDEVSAMIILLTDGNPTSGITRTSSIRKNIKEKIAGRFSLFCLGFGDDLDHDFLKRMANENDGIARKIYEDSDADLQLEGFFQEVATPLLLNVKMTYLGVNLATISQTDFSEFFRGSEAVVVGAIANDDDKTKVVKSTIKGTSKDGEVEYKVKSKELDKTFQHWHKETGAFEDFIERLWAYFTIRDLLEKRTLSSSRREVYQITSDALRLALKYSFVTPLTSMVVTLPEDEITTTPARLTILPTIPPCYLRSDVIPRGHLLLRPPIWCPYILSAARDSSSPDSGRASSSAKTVSRRIIGSSSGGSFVQRLGFTLPLPPRDPPPPHPHIKIWDKCSGKLDDESGTIQLPHEIRKNPYRCEWKIELTENSWMDIKAKTLNTTQSKLCDYFYYLIRVIVTSQGKTILEHKGGISQLKSVSIQHNTATVLLTVYPKDDRWPGIVISYNQFKPDRPLQPIATPKDSEFALHQSMKNCGDDISSSNSKEGIITSPKYPKMYPDNAYCIWNFANTDSSHKLRLTIIDMDIEMGSGDQCNHDKLVIKNGKNVQQICGYNLPDRITTSEKKISIAFSSDDSLGAGGFKMRYRFVPK, encoded by the exons ATGAAAAAATTGCCGGTGTCTTTTGATTTTCAAAGCAGTCACTCACCAGTTACTGGTAAACGTGGAGGGTGGAGTGGGAATGCTGTGAAAATACCCTCATTTGCTTATGTTTT TTTTAAATACTCTCCCATTTTTGATCATTTTGTGATTGATATATTCATAACGGAAAGATCCGGAATTACATCGATATCTACTACATATGCTGGTGAGGGTAGTGGAGCCAGAGACAAGGGTCTGAGAGGACGAGATTCAGACGGTATACTACAAGTCAATACTGATGTCAGAAGAAGCAAATACCAGGCTAAAGTCAC ATTCAAGCCAACACCAACCGAAATGCGTCGTCTTATAACTTTACCTGAAGATGAACAAAAATTTACTGTAAATTATGACGTTACTCGGGAAGATTTAGGTGGAGAAATTCAAACAAGAAACGGatactttttctttttttttcgccAGAAGATCTTCCAGTTTTACCCAAGAAA GACCGATATCAACAGTGCCTTAATAGCAGCTTCTGAATTACTCTCTGGAGTAACGATCGATGACGAAGTTTCAGCAATGATAATTCTTTTAACTGATGGTAATCCGACGTCGGGAATTACAAGAACATCTAGTATccgaaaaaatataaaagaaaaaattgcaGGACGATTTTCTCTGTTTTGTCTTGGATTTGGCGATGATTTGGATCATGACTTTTTAAAACGAATGGCAAATGAAAACGACGGAATAGCCAG aaaaatttATGAAGATTCCGACGCCGACTTACAATTGGAAGGATTTTTTCAAGAAGTTGCGACACCACTTTTGCTCAATGTCAAAATGACTTATTTAGGTGTGAACTTGGCAACCATCAGTCAAACAGATTTTAGCGAATTCTTCAGAGGATCTGAAGCTGTTGTTGTTGGAGCAATAGCCAATGACG ATGACAAAACGAAAGTTGTTAAATCAACGATCAAAGGAACATCTAAGGATGGTGAAGTAGAATATAAAGTAAAAAGCAAAGAATTAGATAAAACATTTCAACACTGGCACAAAGAAACTGGCGCATTTGAAGATTTTATAGAACGTTTATGGGCGTATTTCACAATACGCGATCTTTTGGAAAAAAGAACTTTATCCTCAAGTCGA AGGGAAGTTTATCAAATTACAAGTGACGCATTACGATTAGCTCTGAAATACAGTTTCGTGACTCCTCTCACATCGATGGTGGTTACATTACCTGAAGATGAAATAACAACAACCCCTGCTAGGC TCACAATACTTCCAACAATACCTCCGTGTTATCTTCGAAGTGACGTCATTCCTCGAGGACACCTGCTTCTACGACCTCCTATATGGTGTCCCTATATCTTGTCAGCGGCAAGAGATAGCAGCTCACCAGATAGTGGAAGGGCCTCTTCCTCGGCCAAAACCGTTTCCAGAAGAATCATAG GAAGCTCTTCAGGTGGATCTTTTGTGCAGCGCTTAG GGTTTACTCTTCCACTTCCTCCAC GTGATCCTCCTCCACCTCATCCAC ACATAAAAATCTGGGATAAATGTAGTGGAAAACTCGACGACGAAAGCGGCACAATACAACTCCCGCATGAGATTAGAAAGAATCCATATCGATGTGAATGGAAGATTGAACTAACAGAAAATAGTTGGATGGACATAAAAGCGAAGACACTTAACACTACTCAAAGTAAATTATGTGACTACTTTTACTATCTCATTCGC GTAATCGTCACAAGCCAGGGCAAAACTATTTTGGAACATAAAGGTGGAATCTCCCAGTTGAAATCCGTGTCGATACAGCATAACACAGCGACTGTTCTGTTGACAGTTTATCCGAAAGATGATCGATGGCCAGGAATTGTGATTTCTTACAATCAAT TCAAGCCAGATCGTCCGTTGCAACCAATTGCTACACCGAAGGATTCTGAATTTGCTTTGCATCAATCTATGAAGAATTGTGGTGATGATATTTCATCTTCTAATAGCAAAGAAGGCATCATCACATCTCCCAAGTATCCAAAAATGTATCCAGACAACGCATATTGCATATGGAATTTTGCCAACACAGATTCGAGTCACAAATTGCGTTTAACCATCATTGATATGGATATAGAAATGGGATCAGGAGATCAGTGCAATCACGATAAATTAGTTATCAAAAATGGGAAGAATGTGCAACAAATCTGTGGATACAATCTGCCAGATAGAATAACGACATCGGAGAAGAAAATATCGATTGCATTTTCGAGTGATGATAGTTTGGGAGCTGGTGGTTTCAAAATGCGATACCGATTTGTTCCTAAGTAA